AGCTTTAAACTTCTAGCGCAAAGTTTGACAGGTTAGGATAATTAACAATTATCCAATAAAAGTTAGGATATGGTACAAATTGATGAGTTAAGATCATCCACATTATCTTTAAAATTTCATTCAGATATTTGCCTTAATGGAAGAGTATAATAGAAACTGagaatctaaaatttttcattGCAAATTTGGGTGGTACGGGAGAGGGAGTTTAGGTGAGAGGTTCCGAATTTGAGATCTCTTACctacacttaaaaaaaattgcatccTAGCACTCTTATATTTTCATTTGTTTAAGTGTCAAATTACACCAATAAAACATTTAGATTGGCGCAAAGCAAATTAATTAGGCACAAAACCTCAATATAGTCAGTAATAGGATCGtgttttgctttatttttttaagcctGAATTTAATGTGAGTGGTGCTGGCCGTTGCTAAGCTTAGCCCAAATGAGACATATACATATTTTGATTCATGTTTATTATTTACTCCTAAAGAAATCATAGAATTTTCTTATCTTATAAGTGTGTGCATattcacacacacaaaaaaaaagggaatttttatatatatatatatatatatatatttgctaGTTTCAGAATACGAGTATATTACTTGGTAATAGTTTAAAAACACTTAACAGTAATAcgatataaatattttttacatTGCTTTTGAAATAAGAGTTTGTGCTCAACTTAAAGCTTAGCCAAGCTCGACTGGCAAAACCTACTTATATGGGAgaaataaacctaaaattgtaatttggaaaaaagtaatataataattaaggccttgtttggattgcttgtttccgtcggaaaatatcgtcattttccgtgatcacatttccctatcacctttttctctcacatatatcaaatcgctataataattttcccataaaaaatgacggaaaatgcaatccaaacacaatatTTAATAGAAAACTCGATAGATCTAGTCAAGCCTTCGAGTCTTTCATAACAGTGCTCAAACTTGACACGAAGACTCGATCGAGCAGCTTGAGTTTGAATCGAACTCGGTCAACGCTGAGTTCGAGTCGAGCAGTTGATCGAACTGCTCGCAAATTCGATTTAAGCTGTTAGATTAAATCTCACCCCTACATTGGTTATACCGAGCTTGAGTCTAAATACCCATTCTTCTCTAAATTGGGTTAGAGTTTTCTAGCTCCCTTTTTTTGGGCATGATTTTGAGAAAGGTGTTTTTCGAAATGCCCAAACTACACTGTAGTGTATATAGGAGAAATAACTTTTGGATTGTGTTCACATAATGATTATTTATTTTAGGAGAAATCTGATGCTTAATGTTCAAATCCTAGTCATTTAGTATGGTTTTGATGGTTGATAATTGCAATTAATTAGCatatatatagaaaaatatatatgaCAAAAAGAACTATTTTGGTGCTTACTGTCAAACAAGAACATAGCAAGctatcatcaagaaaaagaataacAAGAATAACTCAATCAGCAGATAAAGGGATGCTTCTTCTCTGCCATATTTTCTCTCTGCACTATATCATTAGTGATCAGGCATCCAGGAGGCCCTGGACCAGAATCATGAGAAATTGTATTGACCGCCAGTAAAGAAGACAgacttaataaaaaaaaaaagaaggaaaaaaaaatctccatCCTCCAATGGAAGCAAATTCGTGTTCTTGTCCTGTACCAATGGAAGCAAATTCGGAAAAGCCTATGACTAAAACTAATGCTTTAACCACTCAAAATTGTAGCCATCTTCCCTGATGGCTCCAATTTGTGTCCCTAACCTACCATTGTTTTTGTAACGCCTGGTGGCCTAGCCAAAACTAGGTTAAGCAAGGTAAGGTTAGTCACATATTAAAACAAAGTCAATTGGTTTGGAAGTGTTTATGACcgttcaaatcaccatgtcaaCTATGTTATTCCTGATTCGAGAAAGTTGATGCAGCATGACTTGTTGAAGGATATAAAAATTGATTGACAAGAAGAGTAAAATCCCAAGTAGAGGATGAAAACAACACAAGTAGATATAACTTATTGATGAACTTTTGTGAACAAATTCAGATAACCCTTTACGAGCTCTGATCATCATTTAACATTGACACTGCAAAGATCAAGATTTATTAAGTCTCATCTAGGCTTCCGCTCTTTAACTTGAGCTCCAAAATATTAAGCCTATGCTTTCTGCAAAATTTATAGAAGAAAGCAGCCCTAATAATAAGTAGATAGGTAGATAGGAATTTAGACAACGAGGTGCCTGTACAGTTTGAGATTATACATAGGTCAGGGGATATAGAAGCTTCAACTTATAACAGCCACTGGTCTAGCTTCTTCAACAGCCACGGGTCTGATTTCACCACCTCCTTCCCCTGTCATCCATGGATGCCCTGAAGTAACAGATCAGAGGATCGAAATTCCAGTTAATTTATACCGAAAGTTAATAATATATGGAATTTCTAGACCATAAATTAATCCTTGCATTTCAGAGATATCAAGACATGGAGTAAGAATTGACATAGTAATTTAAGCTGATCTGAAAGGTCTGTTAAGTCAAGTTCATTTTTGGAACTCAAAAATCCAATCTCGGAATGTTTAAACTCATACTAACACTCCATAATGTTTTACGTCTCTCTTTTCCTCTGCTTAAAAGGACAACAAATTACACACAGATCATTGTAGAAAAATAGTAACTGTTATTAATAGAAAAGGTCAGTGTCAAGATCCTTATTCAAGGAACAGAAGAGATGATCACCATTGTGTCTATAGACTACAGCATCAATCTTTCATCTGCTCCCCCCCCCTTCCATCCATCCCACaattaagaaacaaaactaagaTGCAGTGTTGCTGAGATATATAAGAAGAAACAacgggtgtttttgaaaaattttactgtagcagagtttttagagtatattttgggatatttttagacaataagagtagtagagtttttaaaatatattttgggatattttttgaatattaaaaaaatttagactactttttaaagtacttttaaaaatattttataatatttgaaaaactaatttttgaaaaactagtgGATCCAAACAGAGTTAACATTATCAAAAGATACTAGAAGCTGTTCCATTGACAAGTTCATAACTGGaggtgaaataaaaaatatgtacATAGAACAAGATCATATTTCCTAAACGAATTAAACGAGAACATTCAGATTAAAATCAGCATATCTATACTTACTGAGTACTTCCTCAGCAGAAAATCTTCTGATAACATCTTTGCTAAGCATTCTTCTAAGCAAATCCTTGGCTTCTGGAGACAGTGAACTGAACACCCTCGTAGGAAACCTCACATTTGCCCTGAGAACAGCCTCAAAAATCTCTGGGGCTGAATCACCATAGAATGGTGGAAATCCAGCCAGCATTATGTACAAGATCACACCAGCACTCCACACATCGACCTTTTCATCATAATGTCTACCAGCTACTACCTCAGGGGCCACATAATAAGGAGTCCCCACTACTCCAGATATTAGTTGTCCATCATCAATGAATTCTGCTGAGCCAAAATCAGCTAGCTTAAGTTCATTCCAGTCATTAAATAGTACATTATCAGGCTTGATGTCGCGATGGACTATCCCTAGGTGGTGACAATGTGCTATTGCCTCCATCAATGGTCTCTGTAGATGATTAGAAAATGGCCATGAAAATATAAGTTTGCTGATGAAAATAGTAAAATGACAACATTAGCATAGTTGACATTGTTTGGATAGCATTGACAAAATCTAGGAGAAAAAATTTGTTCCTATGTGAACGGTCATGCTACATGCAAAATCAGATTCAGAAACAATGCTATATGACCTCATTTAAACAAAGGAAGCATTAATATTCAACATTGCACATTAGGTCACAGGTATTTTATGCCATTTTTAACAAATGATCGACTGAACAAATTATTAATCCTCTAATGCATTGAGTAAGAGACGATCAGAGATTTTCGAGTCCAATTGCTGAAATTATCAAGTAAACGATATTTTATGCTTTTTTTCATGCATTTAGTGTCATACCCTCTTGACCAAAATTCAGAGATGATAAAGTAAAGAAACTCAAAGTAAAATTCTTGGTTTTTCAATACTTGCCCTGGgaggaaagggaaaaagaatGGCGCTCTGGGAGATTTCCCGTacaaaaaacagaggaaaacaAGACAAAGTGCTTTTAGAAAGGCATTTTTAGTTTCCAAAGATCTGCAGAGGAAAGTGTAATTCTTGGTTTTGACGAAACCTTTTCCACTCAGTAAAATCAAAGTTAAAGTGCAAATCCAAAAAATACCAATCAACCTAGtgggaaaaataaaatcagCTCCATGAAAATAGCTTATGCACAAAAACTAGAACGAAGAGAACTTTTTGCCGTCGTGACTTTATCTAAAACTACTGGGACCAGAATGGTTTAAAACAATCAAATCCTAATAACAACAATTCTTCTATCAACATACacaattttaaacaaaatacattttccatccaaaaaaTATGGTTTTATGCATTCTTATCTGATAGATAGCTAACCCTCAAGAATAATGTGATAACAGCAACATACCATAACAACGATGGCTTCAGCTTCAGAAAAAACTCTCCTTGCAGCAATCCTTTGGTAAAGATCAGAACCATTGCAAAGCTCAAGGACAATGTGCAAGAAACACTCATCCTCGTAAACATGGAAAATCCTTAAAACATGTGGATTAGGTGACAACAACTGCATAACCTTAGCTTCATTGTACAGGCATTGTCTATCCACAGAATCATCAGCTATTAGTCTCTTATCAATGGATTTTACAGCAAAGGGCTCCCCAGAATTTGACGAATAAGCCTtgaaaaccaccccaaatcttCCCTTTCCTAGCTCCTCGCTCACTCTGTAGTCTCTGTTCAATGCCTCGCTCATtagtttttttctctttttattacTGTCTGcagtcttttttcttttttcttcacttCTTTTATCTGAACTTAGGCTTCGGTTCTGTCAAGGTTAGGGTACTTTGAGGTTGTTATACAGTTGAAGAGTTGTCGAGGGAAAAGGGAATTTTGTGGAGGGAATATTCCATTTCTGGGCCCTGCGGCCAATGGAAGAAGGCCACGTAGCAGTGTAGCACTGGTAAAGTAACGGTTTCagtttgaattggattttgatgTAGTGTTTTGCTTTGGAAGGGAAACAAGATTTGCTTAGGATTAGGAGTAGGGTTCTATTTTTTGGTATCTTAAATATTGAAAAATGGATTCAtaactttttttaattaatccAATATCCTCCTTATCAGCTAATTGTGTTTAATTGTGGATAatctttcctttattttttttaaaactaaatcaAGGACAATGATAGGAGAATTGGAAAATTAGTATCGGTAGATATTTATATAAGATTTTTATTCCCAATGGGTGTTAATGGATATTTCTTAACACACCTAAATCCCGCGTCATATATTCTAAATATATGTACATATACACACACTAACCATTATTACTTTTCAtagtatttatataattttcttaattaatcTACATTTCTAAAAGTACATTTTGACAACTTAACGAGTGCCCAATAAGCATATGTTAAACGGACCCTGTAATATAATTCTAGAATCGTGATTCATCGTCTTGatttatcttgatttttttttaatgtactATATAGATCATACCATAGAGGGGGCTTCATCTAAAGAGGAGAAACTCATCACCAGGAGATACGTGGTGTCTAATGTGCGGTAGGGTAAAATATCACATTCAATGAATGTTCTGAGACGTAAATAGATTCATTAACTAATTTGTTATAGTCTAAATGAACATAGTCTTGGAAGGAATTAAGGCAAGTAACAGATTCAAACTCTGGGACAGATAAATGAGGAACAGATTTTGTGGCGATAGAAGTGGTAAAATGGAATTGAAGTATCTTATAATATTAAATGTGCGGCTGATTAAGGCCTGTATTTGGCCCTCCATAACTGCAACAACCAATCCCGCACAATGGCATAAGACCTAGTTGGTCGACTGGGAACATCACTCTTTAAGTCCTTTGGTCATTCACTGGACTTAAACAAATGTACTTTTCCTAGGGTAATTGCTTTCCAGTTCATAACACACTTCACAATTATTTTTCATTATgctgaaaattgagaaaaaaaaattttgatttactAATAATCATTATGATTCCGTTTCTCTAGTGTTATTCTAAATAAGGGTACATTTTCAAAagaattctcaaaaaaaaaaatgacattattgaaaaaaaaaaaactcgataaCAAATATGTGACTCAATACTTAAAATTTTCACTTGAAattgtttgttttgaattttgtcttTGTCCCGTCTATCCCATACCTATTTAATTACCATGTATATTGATTAATAACTCTTGGGATTTTGTTGTGGATAAATTTAATAATCAATAGCTCTTAGGATTCTATTGGAGGTTAAGTCGAGACAGATCATTTGAAGCGAAAATTTTGAATCTTGATGTATTTctcttactctctctctctcaatagATTTTATAAAGATTTGATGGTTAAAACATACAATAGCACTTTACACCTTAAAtttcaaacaaatttaaaaattttgaaatcttgCCAAATCTCTAAATCATATATGAGCTTCAACATTACAATAGGCAGAACAAAAACTGTGtaggaaattaaaaaaaaaaaagaattaatcttctatacactCACCATTTTTACACTGTTACCATGAAATGCATGAATCTAAGTTTACGGTTTTACATTATCACCATTAAATGCATAAATTCGAATTTAACACATGTTAATGCATTCAACCGTGATAGTAGGGGTGTGCATTCGGTGCAAAAGCGGTAATTCGGTGCAATGAATTCGGTTATTCGACCTATAGAAATCTAAACCGTTTTCAATTTCGAATTGGCCATAACCGAATTCATTCCGCaaccgatttcaaattcgaaAATGGTAATGAATTCGGTCTAACCGAATTCAtctattaaaaaaattgattttttaaaaattattacttatttgatccccaaatttattcataatttaacacattacttatgttctaatcattttgtggtttaatttaattggcatttatttgatcacttatacctagaatccttagtctatgatttaagaaacacataaaaagtgattaatttaaattagaataaaccttagactgtacaataattagtgataatttatgaatttataatttacaatgattaataataagtaatattagttacaaacttacaaattacaatgattagtgataagttatattagttacaaacttataatttatttcaaatcaaaataaaacttatttatttacatatgttattgtaaaagtcaatacactaatacattgatttgcaattcacaTGCATTCACTTACACTGCTTAGTTGTCTTGTCTATACTTAAAGtcttaagattagtgaatagataatatgaatttttatgttaaatatgtaaTATAAATTTAGAGCACACTAATACTTGCAAGTTACAGATTacgcattcaaatattcaataatttaaacatGAATGATCAATGATAtatcaaattaccaatatctaaattctaattactaattatgtttattgtttaatatttagtattatacatatatgtattaattattatctaattctagtcatgttactcatgtataaaataataagtagttatcttatattgttatgtattactatatatttgtattattatagtcatataacaattaacaaatactaaaataatatattgtacattattatatattattattattataagtacatgatatgatgataataccatatactaattattattaatagcatttacctatataatataataatatattagtagtatatgctaatactaaatagcatttatctatatattatataattttatataccaATTTGGTATTCGATTACGGTAATGCGGTACCCTATTTCAATTACTGAATTTGAATGCGAAATCGGTTATTACCAAATTCGtaatctcattacctatttcataccatattagaattcggtgaattcggtatgtaccgaatttgtaccaaattaccaaatacccgatttcaaattagcgaattgaatttgaattcgattATGAATTCGATATGAACcgaatttgctcacccctaCGTGATAGTGATTaactcaataaaaaaaaaaaaatcttctatGATTTAGCCACTTCTGTTCCTTCTTTGTAATTGATAAGGTCCAGTTTTGGTGCACGGAGTTCCTGTTCTACTTTTAACCCTCGTCAATAGTCACTAAATTAGCATTATATGAGGGGGAAAAAAGGTAACTCATAAGTAAATATGTAGATTCATGGTTCTCCTTCTTACTTTAAAAACACATTGCAGTAATTGTTGTTTGTGCCAAGTGGATCCCTCTCATTTTGACACGTGGcccattccttttcttttcttcattttgctttgttttttttttgttcactttatttcctttctcttttttgaTTAAAGATAAAGATAATTAAACAAATCCTCATGTGCACTGCAGGTTTGTTATTTAGTTTCCATTTTGTACTCCGTTTTTTTCCCCTATCATTCTAATcatttattctatttttttctctattggattagttgatgcattttctttcatttttctccatAATTAACTAAATGAATGATTTCATTATCGGAGATCAAGAATGGGTTTGATATTTCCTTTCTTCCATAGTCCAATAATTATGATTCATGATTTTCTACTTTTAATGTCTCTTTTTGGTATATactatttgatattttttttgtcattttttgcatCTTGATCAGCAACCTTTACTTATTGCTTTTCTCAcctatttcttcttcatctgaCTTTCTTTTCTGCCCAAAAGAGGTATGTGATGCTGTGAATATTTTTTCCCAAATCTaaagaaacattttttttagttttttatattttatttattctgaaactactttttgatatttttatttttggaaaaaattccCTAAGGCTGACAACAAGACGAGTGGTGATTACATGAAGAATTTTTAGGCTAACAATGAAAGAATTGTAACTACTTTTCCctcataaaataaataacaccaTTATGCAGATTCAttctaattttaattttttatttattaaaattgttaTTTGATAATAGGGTGATAGTACTACAGTAGAGGATAAAAaaatctaataaatgaaaatccaagGTAAACGATGATCAGGAAGAAAAAATGATGcctattaaattaaaaattaatcagAATCTCTTAATTTATGGATAggtaattatattttaatttatatgAAGTCTATTAATTGTGAAAAATGCTTAGAAACTGGATAAGGTGGATGACGTGTAAAATAATTGTTGGGGCTAGCAATTTAGAATGTGAAGATAATATTTTATATCTCttcattcaacattttgaaTGACTAGCTTGTATCCATGATAGGTAGTTTATTTTCATGGttttaattttagcaaatgATAGCTTGGAAATAAAAGAAGCGCAAAATTAGATTTTAGAATCTTTTACTTAAACTGGTTCGATATGACTTTGTACTCTTATCATTTTTTATTGCCCATAATGATAGATAATGTAATTAGAGTTTGAGATGATTGTTAGGCATAGAACTGGACATATCATTACTATTTGGCTAAAGAAGTTAATAATATTTTGTCGATTTGACTAGCTAAAACAATTGCAATTTTCAAAGGAATGCATTTGGTGGTGGAAGTTAGTATTGAGGCTTTTAGCTTAGAGTGTCACTCTACAAaatattattagaaaattctatTTTGATTAAGAAGACATATTTGCAATCAAACaaattgttggatttgaatttgctTATGTAGATTTAGAAATATGGcaattcatgtttttatttaaaCTTGCTATATGTATTCTATAACTATTTGGTTAGATAATGTTTTCATCTATTTGTAATGCTATTAGACATGATTTAAATGGATAGATTAACTCGCTCTTTctctcaaaaaagaaagaaaaatatgcaagtttgtattttttttttattgatgttGAAGATAGTGACAGATTTTTGTGgctttctatattttttctaattattaaaatGTTAGAAACATTATAACTACTCTTTATTTAATTACAACTAAAACTATGCTGCTATTAAACCGATGATGCACTCATAAtggatttgctttcttttcttttttggtatcaTTACGTACACATAATATTGGTTAAAAATTCTTTTCCCAAATCACAATAAATTGGGGTTAACTTTatatatgaaattttttttcatagcaaattttaattattgttatacttaatttttttcctataTTTCTATTCATTATGTACTAAAACATTTGTTACTATATATTTAACTAATGTTCTAGGGGGTACCTCTAGTACATTTAAGAAAAGATCATGCTTGAAGAGTACATTTAGTGCGATTTTTCGTCATCATCTTTCTTTTTGGTACGAATGCATGATCCACCTATCTGCCGTACATATTATTTTTGAGAGTACGGACCACATGAGATACAAAGCAAGAAACAACCAcataaagatgaaaatgacGACTGATTAAATCTATGTTGTTCTTACATATGCTGCAAATCAGATTGCCAGCCATGTATATTATGGTCCAGAAAGAAAAGCTACTTCACAATGAATTCATAGTATGTATATCTTGTGTAGCTGCTTGATTCGACAGAATACCGGTACAGAAACACGAAAATGATGGCATTCATGAAGATGGTTTATACTTGTAATGTGCAAGAAGTTGTTCCTGGTTCCAAAAGAATGATTAGCCAAATAAACTGCATCTTACATTCTGCATTTCGATTACTTTCTGAAGTGATACAAGGACGTTTGCTTTCGTTGGAGCCTTGTATCAATTTGAAACAATACAGATCAGAACTTGCCATCACAAACACTTATGATTTCATGAAAGAATAGCAAGCAGAACAACTTACTCTATTCTAGATAACTATCAGATTTCGTTACTATATAGTACTATGATAGAGTATGGTGACTCAATATTGTAGTTTGAGATTTCTTACTTCTATTCTAGGCCAAACTTTCTGAAAGTTCAATGAGACTCAAAGCCATAAAATGAATACCTTCTTGAAGATTCAAGCGGAGTCAGtagagaagaggagttaattCCATTTTGCACCATTCAACTATGCTTGAATTTCcactttagtccctaaactATGTAAAACATCCG
This Coffea arabica cultivar ET-39 chromosome 3e, Coffea Arabica ET-39 HiFi, whole genome shotgun sequence DNA region includes the following protein-coding sequences:
- the LOC140038609 gene encoding phosphoenolpyruvate carboxylase kinase 2-like; the encoded protein is MSEALNRDYRVSEELGKGRFGVVFKAYSSNSGEPFAVKSIDKRLIADDSVDRQCLYNEAKVMQLLSPNPHVLRIFHVYEDECFLHIVLELCNGSDLYQRIAARRVFSEAEAIVVMRPLMEAIAHCHHLGIVHRDIKPDNVLFNDWNELKLADFGSAEFIDDGQLISGVVGTPYYVAPEVVAGRHYDEKVDVWSAGVILYIMLAGFPPFYGDSAPEIFEAVLRANVRFPTRVFSSLSPEAKDLLRRMLSKDVIRRFSAEEVLRHPWMTGEGGGEIRPVAVEEARPVAVIS